CGGCCTACTGTACATGCACGAGATGCTCCACTGGGCCGCGGGGGCCCGCCTGCCCATCGTGATGGCAAACGTGAACCGCGCCCTCGGGCCGGGGTGGAACACCTGGGCCGAGCACACGGACGCTTTCTCCCAGCGCGACACGGGCTGGCTGCAGGTCTATGTCGGGACTGTCCAGGAGGCCTACGACGCCACCCTGATGGCCTTCCGCATCGCCGAGGACGAGCGCGTCCTCCTGCCGGTGATGGTCAACCTCGATGGCTTCTCCCTCTCCCATATCATGCAGTCCCTGGACACCGTCGAACCCGGCGACTTCATCCCGCCGATCAGACTGCCGTACGCGATCGACGTGAACAACCCGATGGGCTACGGCCCCATGACCGGGCCTGCCGACTACTTCAAGTTCAGGTGGGACATGGAGCGCTCGATGCGGGACGCACGGGACGTGATCCGCGAGACAGAGGAGGAGTTCGCCCGCCGGTTCGGCAGGAAATACGGCCCGACCGAGGACTACCAGTGCGAGGACGCCGACGTCGTCGTCGTCTCGATGGGCACCCTCGGCAAGGAGGCCGAGGTGGCCATAGACATCCTCCGCAAGGAGGGTATCAAGGCCGGGTCGATGCGGCTGCGCTGGTTCAGGCCCTTCCCCGACCTCGACCTGAAAGGGAAGGAGGTCGTGGTCATCGACCGCGACTACTCCTTCGGTTTCGGAGGCGTGGTGGCGGCCTCGATCAAGGCGAAGACCGGCATCGAGTGCTACAACGTGATCGCCGGTCTCGGCGGCCAGGAGGTCACGTACGACGATATCGCGGGCTTCGTGCGGGACCGGAAGATCGGCGAAGAGATGTGGTTCGGGGTGAGCGAATAATGTACGAGATCAGGATCCACTCCCGCGGCGGGCAGGGCGGCGTGACCGCGGCCCGTCTCCTCGCCCTTGCGGCG
The genomic region above belongs to Methanofollis sp. and contains:
- a CDS encoding transketolase C-terminal domain-containing protein; the encoded protein is MLIISTGNKAVAAAVKQAHPSVVAAYPITPQTEIIEQIANYVANKEIETEYIPVESEHSAMAACIGASVTGVRTFTATSSHGLLYMHEMLHWAAGARLPIVMANVNRALGPGWNTWAEHTDAFSQRDTGWLQVYVGTVQEAYDATLMAFRIAEDERVLLPVMVNLDGFSLSHIMQSLDTVEPGDFIPPIRLPYAIDVNNPMGYGPMTGPADYFKFRWDMERSMRDARDVIRETEEEFARRFGRKYGPTEDYQCEDADVVVVSMGTLGKEAEVAIDILRKEGIKAGSMRLRWFRPFPDLDLKGKEVVVIDRDYSFGFGGVVAASIKAKTGIECYNVIAGLGGQEVTYDDIAGFVRDRKIGEEMWFGVSE